One genomic segment of Paenibacillus xylanexedens includes these proteins:
- a CDS encoding DegV family protein, with protein sequence MSHKVAIVTDSTADIPEELIRKYGIHIVPLRLLFGEETYADGVDLTSEQFYEKLKKVSVLPTTSQPSPTDFMNVYQALLDENPERPIVSIHLSSGMSGTYQSAMLGKSLLEREGDITVLDSKSASYGYGLMVVQAAELAEQGKSAVEIAAAIEGMQKSRKLFFLVDTLEYLQKGGRIGKASAILGTLLNIKPILSIDEEGVIYAVEKVRGHKKAMARIIELFQKDLAGKRVNLAVGHTADPGSAIACAEQLRGHFTLNEVVYTNIGAVVGSHVGPGVIAIFMWPVPE encoded by the coding sequence ATGAGCCACAAGGTTGCGATTGTAACAGACAGTACGGCGGATATTCCCGAAGAACTCATTCGCAAATACGGGATTCACATTGTTCCGCTGCGCCTTCTGTTCGGTGAAGAGACCTATGCAGATGGCGTTGATCTGACTTCGGAACAGTTCTACGAAAAGTTGAAGAAGGTATCGGTGTTGCCTACAACTTCACAGCCATCTCCAACCGATTTCATGAATGTGTACCAAGCATTGCTTGATGAGAACCCGGAACGCCCGATTGTATCGATCCACCTGTCATCCGGCATGAGTGGTACCTATCAATCGGCCATGCTTGGCAAGTCTTTGCTGGAGCGTGAGGGTGACATCACCGTGCTGGATTCGAAGTCAGCATCGTATGGATACGGTCTAATGGTGGTACAGGCTGCTGAACTTGCCGAACAGGGCAAGTCAGCAGTCGAAATCGCTGCTGCTATTGAAGGGATGCAAAAATCTCGTAAATTGTTCTTTCTCGTGGATACCCTTGAGTATCTGCAAAAAGGCGGCCGGATTGGCAAAGCTTCAGCCATCTTGGGAACGTTGCTTAACATTAAGCCGATCCTGTCTATTGATGAAGAAGGCGTTATCTACGCAGTTGAGAAAGTCAGAGGTCATAAAAAAGCAATGGCACGCATTATTGAGCTGTTCCAGAAGGATCTTGCAGGCAAACGGGTGAACCTGGCGGTAGGTCATACCGCTGACCCGGGATCAGCGATCGCTTGTGCAGAGCAGCTGCGTGGTCATTTTACACTGAATGAAGTGGTCTATACCAATATTGGAGCCGTTGTAGGCAGCCATGTTGGACCTGGTGTCATTGCGATCTTTATGTGGCCTGTTCCGGAATGA
- a CDS encoding DAK2 domain-containing protein gives MSIRSLNGTDFTAMVLAGAEQLGQHAEHVNSLNVFPVPDGDTGTNMNLTMSAGVAEIKRKSSASIGEAAGILSKGLLMGARGNSGVILSQLFRGFSRSAAPYEELNTLQFAAALQNGVDAAYKAVVKPVEGTILTVAKEAAKHANYYARRTNDITELMNEVLLKAKEALAMTPELLPVLKQVGVVDSGGQGLVYIYEGFMEVLLQSDGGSRTSLNKEVTPSVAASALKPAAPTEVDIKKPAQQQVIAPEMPLSAQARLETEDIEFLYDMEFFINRELGENAGVAFDDEAFRKALSVNGDSIIIIADDEVIKVHVHSKTPGDVLNLALHYGEITQIHILNMREQHRDLLTAGMDIAPSPELFADIPPEAARSMEEAVLPADEMAPYGFIAVSSGDGIAEIFQSLGVDVVLSGGQTMNPSTEDFVKAVRSIAAEQVFILPNNSNIVLAAEQARELLEDERRITVIPSKTIPQGMAAAFAFQEDESAETNRDQMLEAISRVQSGQVTHAVRDTQYDELDIKAGHYIGIHNSKIVATDETMLQACEGLLKQMMESGDEVVTILEGDEADPEVTAALAAWLEVQYPDAEVEVHLGGQPVYYYLFSVES, from the coding sequence TTGAGTATACGTTCTTTAAATGGAACAGATTTCACCGCAATGGTACTTGCCGGAGCGGAACAACTTGGACAGCATGCAGAGCACGTCAATTCCCTGAATGTTTTCCCTGTGCCGGATGGTGACACGGGAACGAACATGAATTTGACAATGAGTGCAGGAGTCGCAGAGATTAAAAGAAAAAGTTCTGCCTCCATCGGCGAAGCTGCCGGTATTCTATCGAAAGGCCTGCTTATGGGCGCACGGGGGAATTCAGGAGTTATTCTGTCGCAATTGTTCCGTGGTTTTAGTCGTTCAGCTGCTCCCTATGAGGAACTGAATACGCTCCAATTTGCAGCAGCCCTGCAGAACGGTGTTGACGCAGCTTACAAAGCAGTCGTAAAGCCCGTTGAAGGGACCATTCTTACCGTAGCCAAGGAAGCGGCGAAACATGCCAACTACTACGCAAGACGGACGAATGATATTACTGAATTAATGAATGAAGTTTTGTTAAAAGCAAAAGAAGCACTGGCAATGACTCCGGAATTACTGCCTGTACTGAAACAGGTTGGTGTTGTGGATTCAGGTGGTCAGGGGCTTGTATATATCTACGAGGGCTTTATGGAAGTATTGCTGCAAAGTGACGGAGGGAGTCGTACTTCACTGAACAAAGAAGTAACCCCATCCGTGGCAGCATCTGCTTTGAAACCGGCTGCACCGACAGAAGTGGATATCAAGAAGCCTGCACAGCAGCAGGTGATTGCACCAGAGATGCCATTGTCTGCTCAGGCGAGACTGGAAACGGAAGATATTGAATTCCTGTATGATATGGAATTCTTCATTAATCGTGAGCTTGGAGAGAACGCAGGAGTGGCATTTGATGACGAAGCATTCCGGAAAGCGTTGTCAGTTAATGGGGATTCGATCATCATCATTGCCGATGATGAAGTCATCAAAGTTCATGTCCATTCCAAGACACCAGGCGATGTATTAAACTTGGCGCTGCATTATGGTGAGATTACACAGATTCATATTCTCAATATGCGTGAACAGCATCGGGATCTCCTGACAGCAGGCATGGACATTGCTCCATCACCTGAATTGTTTGCAGACATTCCACCTGAGGCAGCGCGCAGTATGGAAGAGGCTGTGCTTCCAGCAGATGAGATGGCACCGTATGGTTTTATTGCGGTATCCTCCGGTGACGGTATTGCAGAGATTTTCCAAAGTCTTGGCGTTGATGTTGTTCTGTCCGGTGGACAGACGATGAATCCGAGTACTGAGGATTTTGTGAAAGCCGTTCGTTCCATTGCTGCGGAGCAGGTATTTATACTCCCGAATAACTCGAATATTGTACTGGCTGCGGAGCAGGCTCGTGAATTGCTTGAAGATGAGCGCCGGATTACGGTTATTCCAAGCAAGACCATTCCACAGGGGATGGCTGCTGCCTTTGCTTTCCAGGAAGATGAGTCTGCGGAAACAAACCGTGATCAAATGTTGGAGGCCATCAGCCGGGTACAGTCCGGTCAAGTGACTCATGCGGTTCGTGATACGCAATATGATGAATTAGATATTAAGGCGGGGCACTATATAGGTATTCATAACTCCAAAATTGTAGCGACGGATGAAACCATGCTTCAAGCATGTGAAGGTCTGCTCAAACAGATGATGGAGAGTGGAGATGAAGTGGTGACGATCCTTGAAGGGGACGAAGCTGACCCTGAGGTTACTGCTGCCCTCGCTGCATGGCTTGAAGTACAGTATCCTGATGCTGAGGTAGAGGTACATCTTGGAGGACAGCCTGTGTATTATTATTTGTTCTCCGTAGAGTCCTAA